Sequence from the Zeugodacus cucurbitae isolate PBARC_wt_2022May chromosome 2, idZeuCucr1.2, whole genome shotgun sequence genome:
CGAAATGTAactaaaaattttgagaatacATTCTTCAATAGCTTTACTAACAATTgaagatataaataaagttttacaaCTGTGTAAGCTTTTCTGTTTAAAACATATAATCCTACAGATTTTAGAACTCGCATTACGTCCGGTCAATGTAGGTACAAATCTGTTTCTCTCtttatttgataatttataagatacatacatatgtatgtatatacaaataatcaaaaaattatattaatatatttttagagcaAATATTTGTAAGATTTATAATTAAGTAAATGCATTACTTTTgataagtaatttttaattgatttaattgtcaccgcatgtgtacatatgtacatagaatagATATATTGCCAACCTCTACTCGGCTAACGAATTTTTCATGCTTGGTTGAATGCCTTACAACTGAAATAGTtacataagaaaaaaatacatattgtcATCGCGCACACATTATTACACATTAAATACTATACCACCTTTGAATTCGTGTGGCAATTTacctgaaataattattttgtactttcaAATTGTTATAGCAGTGTAACAGATTACAAGACTACAcaattctttattaatttttcgttattatttaaaataaaatctataagTATGTTTCTTTGTACGAAAATAACTTACTTATATAACTATACTACATAGTAGACCCGGTCATGCGTTGCTGTGAATAAGGTATACGTTATTATATTCTAGTTAATTATATACACTGCTGGTCATAGGTTAGACGCACCCATTTTTTCCTTAAAGAATCCGTTATAATTACTaccaataatattttagatGAGCACAACCTTTTCCATATGAATTCAAACTGTGTTCGATAAAAATCTGCCCATAATTGCTTGGCTTGTGCAAGCATAACTGCGCATTCGAAAACTTTAGGAACTTCGATGAATCCACATGCGCTTTTAGTTAGTCATTGAATTAGAcgcacttaaattttttttgtcttgtacAAAAAGGagcaattattttcatgaataAAAGACGTAATATTAAGAAATCAATtgttttttagcaatatttgaaaaaaaaaatagaaataggtAATGTTTTAAGCCTATTGAAACGCCTAAAAATAGACTTCTGTCACTCAAAAGGACTATTGAATCGAAATATtgctaaacaaataaagtgccGTTCCAGAACTGTtgaaagatttttaaaatatccaGATGAATATAAAAAACGTTATACAGCGAAAACAACACGATCAGACAGTAAACACAAACTTTTCAACCGTTCCGCGTGCAATCAGAAATGAAAAACATCTTTAGCGTCTAAATATGATGAAAAATCCACTTCTGAATGCCGTACGCAAAGAAAAACGGCTTCAATTTGAGGAAGAGTAGTTATTTTGGAGTGTTCATTCTGATATCTGACGTAAGGATCGGTGATAAGTAGTTTTACTGATGAGGAACGTTTAAATTTAGAGGGCCCCGATGGCCCTcaatactattttcatgatttatGCAAAGAAGAAGTGTGTTAAGATGCCATCATGCGGGATGACATCACGTTTTATAgaacaattcattttatttttattgatcagAAAATGAACGTTGAGCGCTTCAAAAGAACATTAAAGCTAATTTTTCTCTTGTTAAAAGATCTCTCCAAATCTATCCCATGGACATTACAATAATGCCCCGATTGTTATCGCTCGATTAGTTAAGTAATTTATTTCGAGTCAAAACGTTAATATCATGACTTGGTCACCATATTTTCCCGATCTTAACGTAATTGAAAACGTTTGGAGTTTGCCTTCATGGAAAGTTTATGAAGAGGGAAAGCAATACGAAGATAAATAACCATTAATTGTAGCAGTAACACTTGCTTGAAGTGAGAATTCGCTAAATTACATAGACTCTCTATATCATTCAAGGACGAAacagatatattaatttattgtaaacaaaGGAAGCCGTACactttactgaaaatatttttacttttatcctAATAAGTCTAATATTGACActcactaaaaataaaagttgaaaataagatatttttctttgaaaaattaattattttaagtgcGTCTATTCTGGTGGCCAAAAAAATACGGACTTATTTTAAACTGTTCtaagaaaatgtttgaaaaacacaaatttcgttaatttttttttaaatcttttgaaTATTATCCctgaaatattattgaataaccATGGCTTTTGCATACCAaccattatttaattgaatccaAAATAAAAGTTCTAAGCTGAATACTAATTTAAGTACGGATGTGTCTAACCTATTGACGAGGAGTGTACACATAGTGAAATTAGTATTTGAAAactattgttaaaaatattccgtacaattgatattattattaaaaacatgGAAATGGTTTGGCTgtgaaacttattttatttacgaattcaaattgttgttggtttcacatgtaaaatttttgacaagcgAGCAGAGGACTGACCAATCGAATGCAGCTATACTATTAATTGCTGTTTTTTTAATGAGATTAATTTATTCTCGAAAGGAGACAAAGGTCCTAATTTCTCTCGAACTTATCTATTTAGTTTCAGAAGTGGTCGTGTTCAGTGAGAAAGGTATCTCAGTAAAGAGCGATCCATTTTCACCACACAGTCTATTATGTTTGTTGTACTATGTTTTGCAGACTACTTAGAATATATCGATATTCTTGTTAAAGTATAAGAACAGGTCACCCCTAACCCCGCatgttgttattttatgtttcatcaaatattaaatattagattATATGACAGCTTCTTATGTGGTTAATAGGAGATCATAGAGTGtttgtaatataaatataaaatgcttacctaaaatatatttaaatgttggtCCAATGATAGCTccaaatgtatttatttctgCCATACCACCAACGAAAAGATCGATATTTTCCACACTACTGTAGAtagctttcaaaatatttaagtcctgcaaaaaatgtgaatattatgtatgtaataaatcgTCGTTGCCgctaaatataacaaaaacaaaaatttcagttACAGTTTTCCCGAATACAACGAAtactttttaacataaaaatattaacaatgcaAAAGCAGAAATGTGTGCAAACAGATacataaatgtttttgttgtctgaGCGATCATATGTGATTTGGATTAGTTTTTCTACGCACGTCAATTGCTATAAATCGCTCCAGATCTTTCCAGCGTCCAATACTTTGACCAGTGGCAAGCTTGAGATAATCAATATAGCTTCTCAAACCGTGATCTCGACCTCGTTGAATATCATAAGCCAGAAGATCCCCATGAGTGGGTCTATTCACTccaaagttatttaaaataagctatatatattaaaaaagaagtaattaattgtaatgcctttgaattataaaatatggtATGCACTTACACTGTCCTCATATATAGTATCTAATTTCATGGCATGTTGATTCAAAATCGAATCTAGTATTGTATCAATTTTTTCATGAGTATATCCCAAATCAGGCTTATAGGTTTGATCAACAAATGAAACAACATTTTCGTTCCGAATAACATTGCTGTAAAAAATATCGTagatacaaatttacatatacatacgtatgtgtgtAAAATAATCGCCGTACATACCTACTTTCCTGAGTAGGCAAACCTGATGTAATGTACTCCACACGCTTCTCCTCAGTAAAATTCTGTAGGAAATTCGGCATCATAGACATATAAAACCGCATAGCAGCGATTCCAAATTCATTCGATATTCTAACGTCATCTACAGATTCCTTGATTTCCTTAATTTCATCAGCAACATCTTCGCCCAATACCATGGGCAGCCACTCATCAAATACAATATTCctatagatttttatatttattgcttttgccGCTCGGTAAAGAGCTTCGTCCTGCCATGAAGGATATTTAATAGCCAGTTTTTTGGCTAGCTGGTTATGATTTCTCATAAATAATGTATAAATTGATATCGTGAGCGGACTATTGTTTACGCGTGAATCTCCAGCCATGAAACATTGACTAGTTTGCTTGGAGGGATCTTTGAAAGCACAATAATTACTCCAATCGCCAGTTATCACAGCTAGTGCATCATTGTATATTTCTGAATGCTTTGAATATGCAGTGGATTTAATTCGACCACTATTCCACGTTCGCATGCGCCGTTGTGCATCATCAGTGAAACCGTAGAGTTGTGATAAGTCCAAAAGGGCCGTTGCTTGATTTAACTGTCAATATtagttcattttattatttaacaatcacactagataaaaaaaaattacttgttCAACTGCACCGAATGTGCATTTTGTGCCAACGGCAACAGCACTACGGACATAGTTCAAACAGTTAACTCTACCATATGGCGATCCGtcgctttttattttcaaaggaGCACAAGAAGGATGTCGATGTCTTGGTGAAAGCTCAAAGCTGTCACAATCGCAGCACTCAATATGACTACCGTCTCCTaaaataattagtatttataattaaatgacATGCAAGACAATTTCCCAGTCTTTACTCATTGTTGTAACCACAGGTTTACTGAGATCATGTTCAATAAATTGTGTCCATTGTATCACAGCCAGGTTTCTTTGCTTGTCCTGAAGTTCCCTTTTGTCATGTTGCATACTTAAGTTGTTCAAAGCTTTACTAACCGATAGAGGTGAAACAAGAGGCAACATCTAAATAatggttttttaattaatgccaCATTTACGTACTTAAAAATGCGTCGAACACATACCTGATAGATCCCGTCCTGATAATGGCGGTTCAGTAATCTTCGAAATGCATTGTGACCATTACGGCGACTTTCTATGGTTCCTAAACATTGCTGTAATAATTCACTGTCGCTTGGAAGTGCCTTATTTGATAAGAAATATTCACAGTCCTCGGAATTTATTCCATGGGGTAAACATTTACTATTGAGGATATAATGATTAACTGCCAAAAGCTTTCTAGCAACGTCATTGTCCATTTTCGCTTCTTCGTTTGGTAAAGCATCCAAGAGATAATGATGTGAAATGCCACCGTTTTTGATTGTTACCCCTGAATTCACCAGATTTTCTTCCAGCCTATATGGAACACAAATTAGCATAATGCAAATTTTAGAACTCTATAAAATGTGAAATCTGCAGCTCGGCTATCAAACAATATTCAATAAGCACTGATGAGCTTACAGAGATACGATTTCATGCCTCCAAGTCTGGCTTATAATTTATCAAAAACTTATATGAGTAATGGCTAAAATTGCGTTTTCACAACAAAAGGATAGCTTACTcacaaatatatgcaaaataacCTTTTAGTTTTAGCTTTTACCTTTTCTGTCTATCTACATTTTCAATTGCAAAGTCCACGTCACGCTTCCAATCCGCAGAGGAAATACTATTCAAGTATTGAAAGGACCTTTCACCGATTTTGTGAGCATCTGTTATAGAATAAAAgaagataattttaattatatttgttttgtagACCATACGTAGGCACATTAGGTGTTtagttttaaacaaataaataaaaaaataatttatccaaaagatattacaatattaattttctcaTTATAAttccaacaaataataatattccatTGAAAATATATTCCTATGAATTAACAAGTCATaattacatttgctttattagcTTCATACAAACGTAACTAGTCAAAAATTggtgatttttcaaatatttttttttgcgctcgGTATCAAATTTTAAAGGCAAATGTGGTGTATTCCAAATATTTGCGCAACAAACCATGGAGAAAAACGCAATAAAACGTAGTGATTTatgataattaataaaaatggttTGAGTGAATTAATATATTGAATTGtttagcttttttatcaaataagtgatcagggtgaagagtggagttcaaatccgaatgtctgtctgtccgtccgtccgtccgtccgtctgtgcaagctgtaacttgagtaaaaattaagatatcttgatgaaacttggcacacttatttcttggcaccataggaaggttgctttcgaaaatgagcaaaatcagaccactgccacgcccacaaaatggcgaaaaccgaaaacacataaagttccataactaagccaaattaaaatttggtatgaaggatcgcactatgaaggggcttatttggatgtaattttttgggtaagtgggcgtggcctcgccccctactaagttttttatatatatctcgcaaaccaatagagctacatTAACCaacctttctgcagtcgtttttttagccacttcctaacacagtccaaaaatgaaagaaatcggatcataaccacgcccaccttccatacaaaagttaggttgaaaattactaaaagtgggttaactcactaacgaaaaacgtcagaaacactaaatttcacataagaaatggcagatggaagctgcactcagatttttttacaaaatggaaaatgggcgtggcgtcgcccacttatgggtcaaaaaccatatctcaagaactactcaatcgatttcaatgaaactcggtttgtaatagtttccttacatctcaatgatatgttgtgaaaatagaccaaatcgcttcacaaccacgcctacttcctatataccagaactttgaagacaatctgaatcgtttactttacaatatataaagtaattaatagtgaagatatcggtgcacaactttacacaaatactacgttaatagtgtggcagccccattctaaaaatcaccgaaatcggaccataggtttttaaggccccatatatcgaacacgaggacttcggtgcttctaacctaaaattatggtttccaactttcaatggactttataaaatatatatgacgaatatgtgtgttatataattgtgtattatataatataaatagagttaaataaataaattgcgagattataaaatgttcggttacacccgaagttagcccttccttacttgtttattattattatttacaagaaCTCATAGTATATTCTAAAATGTACATGACAGCTTCCGTGAGTTATAcatattttggttttattagGAGCTATATTCcataattaacaagtaaggaagggctaagttcgggtgtaaccgaacattttatactctcgcaatttatttatttaactttattaatattatataatacacaatttgacccacatattcgtcatatatattgtataaagtccattgaaagttggaaactctaatattaggttagaagtaccgaggtcctcatattcgatatatggggccttaacaacctatggtccgattacggtgatttttagaatggggctgccacactataaacgtagtatttgtgcaaagttctgcatcgatatctttactagtacttactttatatattgtaaagtaaacgtttcagatcgtcttaaaattctggtatataggaagtaggcgtggttgtgaagtgatttggcctatttttacaacatatcattgggatgtaaagaaactgttacaaaccaagtttcattgaaatcggtcgagtagttcctgagatatggtttttgacccataagtgggcgatgccacgcccattttccattttgtaaaaaaatctgagtgcagcttccatctgccatttcttatgtgaaatttcgttattgagttaacccacttttagtagttttcaacataacctttgtatgggaggtgggcgtggttacaatccgatttcctccatttttggactgtataaggtagtacctaaaagaaacgactctagaaagtttccttgatatacctttagtagtttgcgagatatgtacaaaaaacttagtagggggaggggccacacccacttccccaaaaaaattacatccaaatatgccccctcctagtgcgatccttcataccaaattttacttccatagctttatttatagcttagttatggcactttaagttttttcggttttcgccattttgtgggcgtggcagtggtccgattacgcccattcgAACTTAACtatcttatggtgccaaggaacacgtgttccaagtttcattaagatatctaaatttttactcaagttacagcttgcaaggacggacggacagacagacatccggatttgaacttttctcgtcaccctgataattttgatatatataaccctatatctaactcgtttagttttaggactttcaaccaaccgttatgtggacaaaactataatactttcgtagcaactttgttgcgagagtataataataattgttttaaaaagttattttttcgaacctcgaattcaaatatttagattttggaggctaatttcgaaattcggagaatacaatttgtttacttatgactcaatctcccggaaaaaaatagtttgaccCAATAaccagaaaaaagtcgattatGCCGTATAGAGTTATAATCAGATCATAAATAccccaacaatttttttatgagagataaaaaattatgcctagtggaacttctctaactcgaatcaccataatccacaaaaaacttcaagttatagaatttttattaaaatatcctccatattggttcgccattttgaatttttgaaaagtaacgtcaaattcgtaatcagcgaacCCTAAGGTAGacaagaattaaaaaaacgaTGTCCGacatattcttttttttggggttatgtcaaaactctGATCTGATGGATTTAAATTGACCTCGGATTCGGAATCAGAtaccccaaaaacataagggACACATAGTAAGACTCTCAGATCataacaaaatgtttattttatgtgGCTGTGTTATCAACTTATAAGAAAGCACCGTTggtacaagtattaaaattataaatattagtttaatcaattaatcataatttgacctacatacatatatgtataaatattcggcataaaatccactcaaaataacgaaaatcattatataaagAATAAAGGGGCTTGGGTAatttctggaccgatttcaactatgttTGCAACCAAGCTTCATTTCAGCCAAGATTATACGTTTCCTTCACTTTGGTAAGATTTCTCATACATTAACCGATTatacggcataaagtccatcGCAATTTTCAAAATCCATACATCAGGTATATTGGGGTTTTAGTATTAGGTTTTGATGTAGACACCTACGATGTACCCATATCAACAATATTCCTTGAATTCATTATgacaaaacattttttcatttttttttcacctcGGGTTTACCGAAAAGAAGAAAGCGGCTTGCAAAGTACACGTATATACTAAGTAAATACTAGGAACTTACTTATATTTGGCACTAATATCCAGCAACAAATGAACAAAATTGCGAGACCCAATTCCAGGATGTGCCCGCAACTATTTCGTACAGGTAACATGTTATTTACAAAAGTATGAtatcaaatagaaaaaatataattgtaattttcTCTGTTGCAGTGCTACTTTAAAACTATTTACGTTCCTTTATAAACTCAAACTGTAACTGCGGcaacgaaatattttattttcacatccGAATGCAAACtgaattgatatatgtatgtatgtacatgttatATATGTTGTTCATTGATGATAAGGTTTCGTTTCTGAGTATTGATACTACATTaatccgaaaacacataaacaaataaatacatatatgtatggacaCAACTAACCCCTAACCCATGGATGAGTCGAATCCATTTGTTTACATCGGTAAATcttacattcatatacatatatatgcatacataggCTTATCtacatttactatatattaccattatatattattttattttaacaatgttttttttgtatatatacatatttaaattttgaaagggGCTTTTTCTGTTCGCAAGACTCGAGACGATGTTTCTATATTTCtacttaaacaagtaaggaagagctaagttcgggtgtaaccattttatactctcgcaattttttaatgtaattttaatgtaacccaattgtttccacatattcggcataaagccaGCTAGAATAGCAAAAgtcgatattttcaataaaaaaatattaaaaagactgGAAGTCCTCATGTTTtatatctggggccttaaaaagttatagtccgatttcgacgattgttccggtgccacgcccacttaaaattttgtacacaaGTTTGAGAGCATGATTCCTGTATTTTTGGATTCCTGTTGTTTTCCCTTAcagaattaaaacatttttagtagttttcaacgtaacctttgtatggggttAGGCGTGGTTTGATTTCGCGCATCTACGAAAGCAAagttcttatggtgccaagaaacacatgTACcaggtttcatcaagatatcttaatttttactcttgCACGGACGGGCGGAAATctgaatttcaaatctactcgtcacccaaGTCAGTTTGGTATACACAacaccatatctaactcgtttagttttagggcttacgaacaaccgttaggtgaacaaaactattatactctgtgcaatatgttgcgagagtataaaaatcgggaaccttttttgtacttttcaaacagctttcaaataataatttagaacAAATATAAAAGTTTTTGGGTGTGGTCGATATCAGCCCTACGTGACCCACCACTACAAGCTTAGTATTGTCATGTATTATAGACATTAGTTTTAataaagattttcaaaatgGCACGTGCACTATAAACTTATACATATACTAAATACAGTGGAAATTCCCTCGAACTCAAATCtcaataatccacaaaaaaacttcgagttagagagatttcgagttatagaaatttttaataaaacataaattattcaaaaagctgtaaaatatagatttatacacagttttaattatttacctcgcataacatttaatttaaatacgttCAAACATTATGTAAtgttgacgtctgtatcccatgactatgttacatgatttatgaaatcttgaaattttaaactttttattatgccctggtcgaaaagttcgatttatatgaaattttacttctattgccaattcaaaagtttgagttatggagaacttcgagtttcGAAGAAGTTTAAGTCATGAAAGGatctttgtatgaaatttgatttttaaacgctattgccaatacaaaagttcgagttaagtagatcttcgaattatagaagttcgagttatggaagttccactgtatatgcagTTACATtagaattatgtaaatttattgtggtatccaaaaataataaacatgaatttatgacatgacatgtgtgccttatgtttttggggtcactGAATTTGAATCCGAAGtgcatttaaccccatcagatcagagTTTTGACATAAACCCAAAAAACCAATATGTTCCGACATAAAAACTTCTGTAAAACTTCATCTGATTCGGTTGAAACTCGCTATTCGTTGGTTTTAATGGTCACGGATTACAAATCCGGTGTCATTTTTCAAAAtccaaaatggcggatccaatatggcggacgcatttttgaaaatttcatcgaattcgcttgaaactcgttacacGGGGTTTTCGGAGTCGCTGATATAATCATAACATCGCTTTAATTTTTGCCAACAGTCTTGAATGATTTTAAAGACATTAGATCTTCTGACAACAACTCTGATATCTCGCAGTTAATTAGGCAAATTTCGCTTGCGTTTGTGCTACCAAATTTTGCTTCTGACAACAACTCTGATATCTCGAAGTTAATTAGGCAAATTTCGTCCGTGTTTGTGCtaccaaattttgctttccCCATGTAGACTATTCACAATGTTAAAAACGACTCCATGGACAATTtattgacaatattttttttattgtttttaacttgaaataaattttaatttattaaagaaaacgaAAGGCATGAACGCAACTCGAATTTAAGGGTAAAAGAAAATGTTAATGCgcatatttaagtatttctccaccAAAGAAAataccctacaagacggagctaactcatacaccactacacattgctaacattttgtagttaagtggcaatctcggtagttagagtagcaaaattcattaaccctaatttttgtgtGTGTAAGAGAggttggaggatgggatcatgtgtagaagttcacgcaagtgaggaaagtttttgattgtcactcacttgggagtggccagaaacgattcttttccacatggttcaagcagctcacgacttccggttttagaccaagtatcctctgggtagccaacagacatccgtttgaaggcgagctaaagtgagaaggcgaagcccgcttatgcggttgtgcgtagggtttgggacccaccacataaaaacaccccccaatgaaaaatctacgaaagcctcggatgagacaccccccttttgatgacgacccctgcaaacgttttaaggataatgatataagggcatgcacctggaatgtccggacccttaattgggaaggtgcctctgcccagctggttgatgtcctcatacgacttaaggctgacatcaccgccatccaagaagtgcgatggacgggacaaggacggaagaaggtgggtccttgtgacatctactacagcggccatataaaggagcgcaaatttggtgttggatttgtggtgggagagagactccgtcgcagagtcctggcattcaccccggtggatgaacgtctagccacaatccgcatcaaagcgaggttcttcaacatatcgctgatttgcgcccacgccccaacggaagagaaggacgatgtgaccaaagatgctttctatgagcgcctagaacgcacctatgagcgctgcccccgccacgatgtaaaagtcgtgcttggtgattttaacgccagggtgggtaaagaaggtgtctttggcacaacagtcggaaaattcagcctccatgacgaaacatcgccaaacggcctgaggctgatcgacttcgctggggcccgaaatatggtcgtctgtagtaccagattccagcataagaaaatacatcaagctacttggctgtctcctgatcgaaacacgcggaaccaaatcgatcacgttgtgatagacggaagacatgtctcctgtgttttagacgtgcgtacgctccgaggaccaaatatagactcggaccattatctggtcgcagcgaagatacgcacccgcctctgtgcagcaaagaatgcccgtcaacaaacacaaggaaggttcgacgtcgaaaagctgcaatcgcaacaga
This genomic interval carries:
- the Pxt_4 gene encoding chorion peroxidase; the protein is MLPVRNSCGHILELGLAILFICCWILVPNINAHKIGERSFQYLNSISSADWKRDVDFAIENVDRQKRLEENLVNSGVTIKNGGISHHYLLDALPNEEAKMDNDVARKLLAVNHYILNSKCLPHGINSEDCEYFLSNKALPSDSELLQQCLGTIESRRNGHNAFRRLLNRHYQDGIYQMLPLVSPLSVSKALNNLSMQHDKRELQDKQRNLAVIQWTQFIEHDLSKPVVTTMRDGSHIECCDCDSFELSPRHRHPSCAPLKIKSDGSPYGRVNCLNYVRSAVAVGTKCTFGAVEQLNQATALLDLSQLYGFTDDAQRRMRTWNSGRIKSTAYSKHSEIYNDALAVITGDWSNYCAFKDPSKQTSQCFMAGDSRVNNSPLTISIYTLFMRNHNQLAKKLAIKYPSWQDEALYRAAKAINIKIYRNIVFDEWLPMVLGEDVADEIKEIKESVDDVRISNEFGIAAMRFYMSMMPNFLQNFTEEKRVEYITSGLPTQESSNVIRNENVVSFVDQTYKPDLGYTHEKIDTILDSILNQHAMKLDTIYEDSLILNNFGVNRPTHGDLLAYDIQRGRDHGLRSYIDYLKLATGQSIGRWKDLERFIAIDDLNILKAIYSSVENIDLFVGGMAEINTFGAIIGPTFKYILAEQFKRIYHQQPIDLDTSVQDLLQFKNANAVELLCANSMLKNVPRNIFHLASHKNPLLPCSEHVGLLRP